A segment of the candidate division Zixibacteria bacterium HGW-Zixibacteria-1 genome:
GTAGATTTGTCCCATAACAACACCTTATACAGGTGTTGCACTTCGTTTGTGAATTTAGGGAATCCAAAATTTTAAAAACGCAAAAACAAAGCCAATTCCTTGTAAGCGAATGGAAGAATTAAAATTACAGGGGATTTTTACCCCCTCAAAAACATGGTGCTGCATCATTTTGATAGTAAAAAGGGCATATGTCGATACACCATGCCATAGCGATTTTAAGTCATGTCATGCCCTTTTCGGCGTCAGGAATGATACCACCGGGGCAACAGTTAATGAGACTATCATCCCGATGGTGCCGGATTGCGGCGAGGGCATGCCGTCGATGTAAAGATACAAACATACCGCCAGACCCAGCAGGGCCGAGGCTATCGCGCCATATTTGGTGGCCCGTTTTGTGAACAGTCCCCAGATAAACGGCCCGAGAAATACCGCGCCGATGGCGCCCCATGAAATGCCCAGAATACCGACAATGGTTGACGGTTTATAGTACGCCATAATCACCGAAATCAGCACGAAAAAGACCGAGAAAATGCGCATCAGCAGGGTCAGTTTTTTGTCCGAAGCATCTTTATTGATAAAACCATGATAGAAATCTTTGACAATCGATGACGATGAGATCAGCACCAGTGCCGCGAGGGTGGACATCGAAGCGGACAGGATCAGAAGCAGGATGATCACCAGCAGGGAGTCGGGCATGATGTTGGTCAGAAGTTCCGGCATGAGAGCGTCGAAAATAGGCTTGCCGTCGGTGAAGGCGCCGGGGGCATTCTGCGGTGTCAGGAAAAAACGGGTGGTGGACCCGATAAAATAGCCGATGCCGGAGACGAAGATGGCGAAGCAGGTCGAGGCAACCATGCCGATCCTGATGGCGCGACGGTCCCTGATGGCATAAAATTTCTGCACCAGTTGCGGCATGGCAAACGGCGCCACACTGGTGAGAAAAACCAGCGCAAACAGCGGCCACCATCCGGGCGGCCCGATGACGGCGGTCAGTTTGCCGTCGATGGCGGCCAGGCCGGCGGTGATATTGGCGAGACCGTCGGCGCGGTTAAGGGTGGTCACCAGAAGCAGGGTCACGCCGACAATCATGATGATGCCGAAAGCGACATCGATCATGGTCATCGATTTGTATCCGCCCAACACCAGGTAGAGGGCGGTGAAACCGCCCATGAATATCAGCGCCATGGTGTAGTCGATGCCGAAGGTGGAACGGAAGAGGTATGACAGCCCCATAAAGACGGCGGCACAATAAGGAATCATGAAGACAAAAATCGACAGGGCCGCAAATAATTTCAGAAACGGGCTGTTGTATCTTTTCTCGAGATATTCGGCCATGGTATGGACTTTGTATTCGATCGACATTTTTTTTATCCGGTACCCCATCAGCCACCAGACGCCCAGGACCCCGATAAGGGCATTGCCGACCGCGATCCACAGCCCCGAGTAACCGAATCCCCAGCCGACTTTGCCGGCAAAGCCGATAAAGAGGACGGCTGAAAAATAGGCGGCGCCGTAGGTGAAAGCAGTCATCCACGGCCCGATATTGCCGCCGCCGAGAAAGAAGTCGGAAAAGGAGCGGGTTTTACGCATGGCAAGAATGCCGATAACGATAATCATCAACGCATAAGCTATTAATATTCCGGCTTTTAGATACATAGTCGTCCTCGCCAAAAATTTTATTCCGAAAAAACTTGGAATAAAATGATAAGCTTTTTATAATAAGTTATCAACGGGAACTGACAAGCCAGGCAAAAATAATTCTTCTGAAGCCACGAAATCAGGAGGCGTTTCGGACAATGAAAAATCTTGATAGAAAAGCTTATCTGGAGCGCGAGCCTTATTCTTACCGGGTCATCACTGATGACAAGGTCTTCATCTATGCCGAAACCAGGCTGCTGACAGTTCTTCGGAACAAAGAGGCGGAGAATTTCCTCAGGAAAATCATCAAGCTGGACGGCCTCAAAGCTCAGAAATTTATGGCCAAAATCGTTGAAGAGCTTGTCCCCAGCCTGTAGATTTCGGCCGATTCCCATAGAGCGATGGTATTTCCCTTTCTTCCATTATATTGCCACAGAATGATTATTGAGCAATTCTTTTTTCCATGCCATTGTATACAAGCTTGCCGACACAAATCTATCATAATATATAGCAACGACTTACACGACCCGAGTTGCGACCGTCTTCTGCCTATATCAATTCAGCGGAGGGATAAGGAATCTGTGGCCCGCATTTTTTATAAAATCTCTGGAGCTGGACGCAGATAATTCAGGAAAATAAAACCGGCGCAATCCTTGAAATGGGAAACCAGAGGCGCCGGTTAGATACGCTTCGGCATTTACAAACGACTGCACAATTTGCCGTTGATACGCGACTATTCTATAATCTGAAATAAAACTTAAGGAATCATTTGCCCATTATGGCGAACTTTCTTATATTTGGGGCTGTGTTTTTTAGTCATGTGAAGGCATTGACTTACTGAATGAGATATTTAATGAACTTTACAAAACCAAGGAGTCTTGAGATGAGTTTTTACAAATCGCTAATTGGATTAGTGATGATGGGACTAATCCTGGCATTTGTCGGCGGTTGCAGTGATGATGAGACTGGCGTCGGACCGGAACCGGATAAGGCCGGACTTCGCGTCATCCATGCCAGCTATGACGCGCCGTCAGTAGAAGTAAATGTCGACGGCACGACGGCATTCACCAATCTCGAATACGGATCCACCGGCGGGTATGCCAGAATCAACTCCGGAGCCAAAAATATTACGGTTACTCCGGCCGGGGCAAGCTCACCGGTTGTTATAGATGTCGATGTTACGCTTGAAACCGATCGCGATTACACGGTTTTCGCCGTGGGTGATCTGGATAATATCGAGCCGATATCTAGTCTTGATGTCAGGACACCTGTGACCGATAAAGTCAAGGTCCGTATTGTCCATGCCTCGCCCGATGCCCCGAATATCGATTTGAAGCTTGACTCGGGCTCAGGGACTCCGATTTTCTCGAATGTCGCATATAAGCAAATCTCGAATTATATTGAAGTCGATCCCGGGACATATACCTTTGCAGTTACGGCGACCGGTTCGACCGATGAAGTGGTCG
Coding sequences within it:
- a CDS encoding sodium:solute symporter, whose amino-acid sequence is MYLKAGILIAYALMIIVIGILAMRKTRSFSDFFLGGGNIGPWMTAFTYGAAYFSAVLFIGFAGKVGWGFGYSGLWIAVGNALIGVLGVWWLMGYRIKKMSIEYKVHTMAEYLEKRYNSPFLKLFAALSIFVFMIPYCAAVFMGLSYLFRSTFGIDYTMALIFMGGFTALYLVLGGYKSMTMIDVAFGIIMIVGVTLLLVTTLNRADGLANITAGLAAIDGKLTAVIGPPGWWPLFALVFLTSVAPFAMPQLVQKFYAIRDRRAIRIGMVASTCFAIFVSGIGYFIGSTTRFFLTPQNAPGAFTDGKPIFDALMPELLTNIMPDSLLVIILLLILSASMSTLAALVLISSSSIVKDFYHGFINKDASDKKLTLLMRIFSVFFVLISVIMAYYKPSTIVGILGISWGAIGAVFLGPFIWGLFTKRATKYGAIASALLGLAVCLYLYIDGMPSPQSGTIGMIVSLTVAPVVSFLTPKRA